From a single Planifilum fulgidum genomic region:
- a CDS encoding Fur family transcriptional regulator: MDYGKALERLKRNGYKYTGKRESIVRLFAMQDRYLSAKEVQSCLSKDYPGLSLDTVYRNLSLFEKLGILEGTEWEGERRYRFRCDEDRHHHHLICTECGRTRTIHICPMNAILGEPEDFEITGHKFEIYGRCAECGNR, encoded by the coding sequence GTGGATTACGGGAAAGCCCTGGAACGGTTGAAGCGCAACGGATACAAATACACGGGAAAGCGGGAATCGATCGTCCGCCTGTTTGCCATGCAGGACCGCTATCTGTCGGCCAAAGAGGTGCAGAGCTGCCTGTCGAAGGATTATCCGGGGCTCAGTCTCGACACGGTTTATCGGAATCTGTCCCTGTTCGAGAAATTGGGCATCCTGGAAGGGACGGAATGGGAAGGGGAACGCCGCTACCGGTTTCGTTGCGACGAGGACCGGCACCACCACCATTTGATCTGCACCGAGTGCGGCCGGACCCGGACGATTCACATCTGTCCGATGAATGCCATCCTGGGCGAGCCCGAGGATTTCGAAATCACCGGGCACAAGTTTGAAATCTACGGTCGCTGTGCCGAGTGCGGGAACCGGTGA
- a CDS encoding DMT family transporter, producing the protein MGWKDLVRLMLLASLWGASYLFIRIAVPQLGPFLLMDLRVLIGSGVLLFYAFILRRLPDLRRRWKQYLLLGTVNSAIPFTLIAASELYIPSSLAAILNATTPMFTAFVAALWLKDPLTWKKGAGLLIGFIGVAVLVGWSPVPVEKKVLLSVAAMLAASFSYAVGGVYAKKAFPDAPPLTLAIGQLGGAAVALLPAAAITFPSARFSALGIAATLGLAILSTAVAYILYFRLLKDVGPTQAMTVTFLVPLFSLLWGALLLNEPLGAGVIVGFLLICAGIVFVADLKPGLNRSPARARPEKHSL; encoded by the coding sequence TTTGGGGGGCTTCTTATCTATTTATCCGGATTGCGGTGCCGCAGCTCGGCCCCTTTCTGCTGATGGACCTTCGCGTTCTGATCGGCTCGGGCGTGCTGCTTTTTTACGCCTTTATCCTCCGCCGCCTTCCCGATCTGAGGCGGCGCTGGAAGCAATACCTGCTTCTCGGCACCGTCAACAGCGCCATTCCCTTCACCCTGATCGCCGCGTCCGAACTGTACATCCCCTCGTCCCTGGCCGCCATCCTCAACGCGACCACGCCGATGTTCACCGCCTTCGTGGCGGCCCTGTGGCTGAAGGATCCCCTGACGTGGAAAAAGGGGGCCGGACTGCTGATCGGGTTCATCGGCGTCGCCGTCTTGGTGGGGTGGAGCCCGGTCCCCGTGGAAAAAAAGGTGCTGCTTTCCGTCGCCGCCATGCTGGCGGCATCCTTCAGCTATGCCGTCGGCGGAGTGTACGCCAAGAAGGCGTTCCCCGACGCACCCCCGCTGACGCTGGCCATCGGTCAGCTCGGCGGCGCGGCCGTCGCCCTGCTGCCTGCCGCCGCCATCACGTTCCCATCCGCCCGGTTTTCCGCCCTCGGGATCGCCGCCACCTTGGGCTTGGCCATTCTTTCCACGGCGGTGGCCTATATCCTTTACTTCCGGCTGCTCAAGGACGTCGGACCGACGCAAGCCATGACCGTCACCTTTCTCGTTCCCCTTTTCAGCCTGTTGTGGGGGGCCCTGCTGCTGAACGAACCCCTGGGCGCCGGAGTCATCGTCGGTTTTCTCCTGATCTGCGCCGGCATTGTCTTTGTCGCCGACCTGAAACCGGGCCTGAACCGTTCCCCCGCACGGGCCCGGCCCGAAAAACATTCCCTTTGA
- the tadA gene encoding tRNA adenosine(34) deaminase TadA, translating to MFSRNLFAYGAVKNVEAGLSADERWMREALEEARKAAEIGEVPIGAVIVRNGEIVGRGHNRRETDRDPTAHAEMIAIREAAGRLGGWRLIGCSLYVTLEPCPMCAGAILQSRIERVVFGASDPKGGCAGTLMNLLADGRFNHQAEVVSGVLAEEGGSLLTGFFRKLRGESRKGTG from the coding sequence ATGTTTTCGCGGAATTTGTTTGCATACGGGGCGGTGAAGAATGTGGAAGCGGGTTTGTCCGCCGATGAACGGTGGATGAGGGAAGCGCTGGAGGAAGCCAGGAAGGCCGCGGAGATCGGCGAAGTGCCCATCGGCGCGGTGATCGTCCGGAACGGGGAAATCGTGGGGAGGGGGCACAACCGGCGGGAAACGGATCGGGATCCCACCGCCCATGCCGAGATGATCGCCATCCGGGAAGCGGCCGGGCGGCTCGGGGGCTGGAGGCTGATCGGCTGCAGCCTTTATGTCACCTTGGAACCCTGTCCCATGTGCGCCGGCGCCATTCTCCAGTCCCGCATCGAACGGGTGGTCTTCGGGGCCTCCGATCCCAAGGGAGGATGCGCCGGGACGCTGATGAACCTGCTGGCGGACGGGCGGTTCAACCATCAGGCCGAAGTGGTTTCCGGGGTGTTGGCCGAAGAGGGCGGATCGCTTCTGACGGGTTTTTTCCGGAAGCTGCGCGGCGAAAGCCGCAAAGGGACCGGCTGA
- the recR gene encoding recombination mediator RecR has product MYVPEPIEKLIEAFMRLPGIGPKTAQRLAFFILGMDEEDVMDLAKALVRAKRDLRTCAICSNITDKEVCAICSDKNRDRSVICVVQDPRDVIAMERTREYNGLYHVLHGAISPMEGVGPEDLRIPELLKRLEKEEVQELILATNPNIEGEATAMYLSKLVKPFGLRVTRIAHGLPVGGDLEYADEVTLTKALEGRREL; this is encoded by the coding sequence GTGTATGTACCGGAACCGATTGAGAAGCTGATCGAAGCCTTTATGCGGCTGCCGGGTATTGGACCGAAGACGGCCCAACGCCTGGCTTTTTTCATATTGGGAATGGACGAGGAGGACGTGATGGACCTGGCCAAGGCGCTGGTTAGGGCGAAGCGGGACCTGCGCACCTGCGCCATCTGCAGCAACATCACGGACAAGGAAGTGTGCGCCATCTGCAGCGACAAGAACCGGGACCGGTCCGTCATCTGCGTCGTTCAGGATCCGCGGGACGTGATCGCGATGGAGCGAACCCGGGAATACAACGGATTGTATCACGTGCTCCACGGGGCGATTTCACCGATGGAGGGCGTCGGACCGGAGGATCTGCGCATTCCCGAGCTGTTGAAACGGCTTGAGAAGGAGGAGGTCCAGGAATTGATCCTGGCCACCAATCCCAACATCGAGGGAGAAGCGACGGCGATGTACCTGTCAAAGCTGGTCAAGCCCTTTGGCCTGCGCGTCACCCGGATCGCCCACGGCTTGCCTGTGGGAGGCGATCTGGAATACGCCGACGAGGTGACGCTGACCAAAGCCCTTGAGGGACGCCGGGAATTGTAG
- a CDS encoding TVP38/TMEM64 family protein: protein MFILLQIAQMLVAPHPGQIMALIGGYLFGSWIGLLYTMIGVMMGSALIFALARKLGRPFVRRFVRPDSLREFDHLTREKGTFVFFLMYLLPGFPDDILSFIAGFTLIPVRRLLLISLVGRLPENAVVTTFENIHLLLVTLAAILLIYVYVWSKRDGSENLQIIRIGSRS, encoded by the coding sequence GTGTTCATCCTGCTGCAAATCGCCCAGATGTTGGTCGCCCCTCATCCCGGCCAAATTATGGCATTGATTGGTGGATACCTGTTCGGTTCTTGGATCGGGCTTTTGTATACCATGATCGGTGTGATGATGGGTTCCGCCCTCATTTTCGCATTGGCCCGGAAGCTGGGAAGGCCGTTCGTAAGGCGTTTCGTGCGCCCCGATTCGCTCCGGGAATTTGACCATCTGACCAGGGAAAAAGGTACATTCGTCTTTTTCCTGATGTACCTCCTCCCGGGCTTTCCCGACGACATTCTTTCGTTTATTGCCGGGTTTACCCTCATCCCGGTTCGACGGCTTCTATTGATATCCCTCGTCGGCCGTTTGCCGGAAAATGCCGTCGTTACCACGTTTGAAAATATCCATCTGCTGCTGGTCACTTTGGCTGCGATCCTGCTCATTTATGTGTATGTCTGGTCGAAAAGGGATGGATCCGAAAATTTGCAGATCATCCGGATCGGATCGCGTTCTTGA
- the dnaX gene encoding DNA polymerase III subunit gamma/tau, whose product MTYRALYRVWRSQSFADLVGQEHVTRTLKNALKEKRFSHAYLFSGPRGTGKTSTAKIFAKAVNCRQGPAPEPCNRCETCRRIAEGSLMDVVEIDAASNRGVDEIRDLRDKVKFAPTEGRYKVYIVDEVHMLTTEAFNALLKTLEEPPDHVIFILATTEPHKLPQTIRSRCQHFPFHRIPFGEIVRHLRRVCDAQSVEIEEAALAAIARAADGGMRDALSLLDQVLAYADGRVEESTVLAVTGFTSRSTLAELWQGLAEGDVRRVLDRVDGLIREGTEPQRLIDDMIDTGRDLLLLRTAPNLPDLKDRIGGDESWMRLADRLSPGRLNRMLEVLLQASQKMKWTPHARVVLEMAVVELCHPEGAEQAASGETRPGPAPSSEGLGERIRLLERRIKELEKAVQSVSASAGAAKPERSAALSEGQGAGGEKLLRDIDPMRTEEVRRHWPEVLARVKEQKITVHAWLIDGEPVAATEEAVIVAFKNSIHRETTEKESHKTLIEKVMAEVLGSPLRLITMMRNEWQEIGDRLTGGGGEESDPSPPKKGSVEGKDIIRQAVEIFGKDLVEVTD is encoded by the coding sequence GTGACTTATCGGGCATTGTACCGCGTGTGGCGTTCGCAAAGCTTTGCGGACTTGGTCGGTCAGGAGCACGTCACCCGCACGCTGAAGAATGCGTTGAAAGAGAAACGCTTTTCCCACGCCTATCTGTTCAGCGGACCCCGGGGAACGGGGAAGACCAGCACGGCCAAGATCTTCGCCAAGGCCGTCAATTGTCGTCAGGGACCGGCGCCGGAGCCGTGCAACCGATGCGAGACGTGCCGGCGGATTGCCGAGGGTTCCCTGATGGATGTGGTGGAGATCGATGCGGCTTCCAACCGGGGCGTGGATGAAATCCGGGACCTGCGGGACAAGGTGAAGTTTGCCCCGACGGAAGGGCGTTACAAGGTGTATATCGTGGATGAGGTGCACATGCTGACCACGGAGGCCTTTAACGCCCTTCTGAAAACCTTGGAGGAGCCGCCGGATCACGTCATCTTCATCCTCGCCACGACGGAACCCCACAAGCTCCCTCAAACCATCCGGTCCCGCTGCCAGCACTTTCCCTTTCACCGGATCCCCTTCGGGGAAATCGTCCGCCACTTGCGCCGTGTTTGCGACGCCCAGTCCGTCGAGATAGAGGAAGCGGCCCTGGCGGCAATCGCCCGGGCGGCCGACGGAGGCATGCGGGATGCCCTCAGTTTGCTGGATCAGGTGCTCGCCTACGCCGACGGCCGGGTGGAGGAGTCGACGGTGCTGGCCGTCACCGGTTTTACATCCCGGTCCACACTGGCCGAACTCTGGCAGGGTCTTGCGGAGGGGGATGTCCGGCGGGTTCTGGATCGCGTCGACGGGCTGATCCGGGAAGGGACGGAGCCCCAGCGCCTGATCGATGACATGATTGACACCGGTCGGGATCTTCTCCTCCTGCGCACGGCGCCGAATCTGCCGGATCTTAAGGACCGGATCGGCGGGGACGAATCCTGGATGCGCCTGGCGGACCGCCTTTCTCCTGGAAGGCTGAACCGGATGCTGGAGGTGCTGCTTCAGGCGTCCCAGAAAATGAAGTGGACTCCCCATGCCCGGGTGGTCCTGGAAATGGCGGTGGTGGAGCTTTGCCATCCGGAGGGGGCGGAACAGGCGGCGTCCGGGGAAACGCGCCCAGGCCCCGCCCCTTCCTCCGAGGGATTAGGGGAGCGGATTCGCCTGCTGGAGCGGAGGATCAAGGAACTGGAAAAGGCCGTCCAATCGGTTTCCGCCTCTGCAGGTGCCGCCAAGCCTGAGCGATCCGCCGCTTTGTCGGAAGGGCAGGGCGCGGGCGGGGAAAAACTGCTTCGGGACATCGATCCGATGCGGACGGAGGAGGTTCGCCGGCATTGGCCGGAGGTGCTTGCCCGCGTCAAGGAACAAAAAATCACCGTGCACGCCTGGCTGATCGACGGCGAGCCGGTGGCCGCGACGGAGGAGGCGGTGATCGTCGCCTTTAAAAACTCGATCCACCGGGAGACGACGGAGAAGGAATCCCACAAGACCCTGATTGAAAAGGTGATGGCGGAGGTTTTGGGCTCTCCCCTCCGGCTGATCACCATGATGCGGAACGAGTGGCAGGAGATCGGCGACCGCTTGACCGGCGGCGGGGGGGAGGAATCCGACCCCTCCCCTCCGAAAAAAGGGAGTGTGGAAGGGAAAGACATCATCCGGCAGGCGGTGGAGATCTTCGGAAAAGACCTGGTCGAAGTGACCGACTGA
- a CDS encoding YbaB/EbfC family nucleoid-associated protein — MRNMNQMMKQMKKMQAQMAKAQEELARKEVEGTAGGGVVKVRMNGHKQLLGVEIAPEAVDPEDVEMLQDLITAAFNEAMKQVDEMIAKDLGKLTGGLNLPGLF, encoded by the coding sequence GTGCGAAACATGAACCAGATGATGAAACAGATGAAAAAAATGCAGGCCCAGATGGCCAAGGCCCAGGAAGAATTGGCCCGGAAGGAAGTGGAGGGCACGGCGGGCGGCGGCGTGGTGAAGGTCCGGATGAACGGACACAAACAGCTGTTAGGAGTGGAGATCGCCCCTGAGGCGGTGGATCCGGAAGATGTGGAAATGTTGCAGGATCTGATCACCGCCGCATTCAACGAGGCGATGAAACAGGTCGACGAGATGATCGCCAAGGATTTGGGCAAATTGACGGGCGGTCTCAATTTGCCGGGGCTGTTTTAA
- a CDS encoding CPBP family intramembrane glutamic endopeptidase translates to MAAWALCIAFFYLIPLEWASLEWEWTEKGLWRISEDGEESLLLAGLTLLWALFNLAAVLAFLITGIWTSFAHERKGWIRVLPLRDVVYYFAWVECLITAFALLAEFVPEVVRGAVHQHLLPVAPHAIMILVFLFLFRGGFDRYGFRGASPGGWVGMVAAVAGIYGLVYLFLDPLVTEPVARYFSLEPVSWREESISREIGAAQQSGWLPLLSQGLLVGVIGPVGEEIMFRGILQQSLAERIGQPVSVILTSLLFALFHVDVVMFAPLLVLGLILGILRAVFRNLWAPILFHIVNNCVSVLLDLLS, encoded by the coding sequence ATGGCCGCTTGGGCCCTCTGCATCGCCTTCTTTTATCTTATTCCCCTGGAGTGGGCATCTCTTGAGTGGGAATGGACGGAAAAGGGATTGTGGCGGATCTCGGAAGATGGCGAGGAAAGCCTCCTTTTGGCGGGTTTGACCCTTTTGTGGGCGCTGTTCAATCTGGCGGCGGTCCTCGCGTTTTTGATCACCGGAATCTGGACGAGTTTCGCCCATGAGAGAAAGGGTTGGATCCGCGTCCTGCCTCTCCGGGATGTCGTTTACTATTTCGCCTGGGTGGAATGCCTGATCACCGCCTTTGCCCTGCTGGCGGAGTTTGTGCCGGAGGTCGTCCGGGGCGCGGTTCATCAGCATTTGCTTCCGGTCGCCCCCCATGCGATCATGATCCTGGTTTTTCTGTTTCTGTTCCGCGGCGGTTTCGACCGGTACGGATTTCGCGGCGCCTCCCCGGGCGGATGGGTGGGGATGGTCGCCGCGGTGGCGGGAATTTACGGACTTGTCTACCTTTTTCTCGATCCCCTGGTCACCGAACCCGTCGCCCGCTATTTTTCCCTGGAGCCGGTGTCCTGGCGGGAGGAGAGCATTTCCCGGGAGATCGGAGCGGCGCAGCAGAGCGGCTGGCTGCCCCTTCTCAGTCAGGGGCTGTTGGTGGGGGTGATCGGTCCCGTCGGGGAAGAGATCATGTTCCGGGGGATTTTGCAGCAGTCCCTGGCGGAGCGGATCGGCCAGCCGGTGAGCGTGATCCTCACGTCGCTCCTCTTCGCCCTTTTCCACGTGGATGTGGTCATGTTCGCCCCGCTTTTGGTGTTGGGGTTGATTCTCGGAATTTTGCGGGCCGTTTTCCGCAACCTGTGGGCGCCGATCCTGTTCCACATCGTCAACAATTGCGTTTCGGTCCTTCTGGACCTTCTGTCCTAA